A region from the Streptomyces lydicus genome encodes:
- the cbiQ gene encoding cobalt ECF transporter T component CbiQ, with protein sequence MGAGHAHKLYRHGHSPVHALPAHCKIAAVFCFVLVVVSTPREAVWAFGLYALLIAAAAGAARIPAGFLLKRLLIEVPFVAFALLMPFVAEGPRVAVLGMSLSESGLWGAWNILAKGTLGVAASVLLAATTELRALLLGLQRLKMPPLLVQIASFMIRYGDVITDEMRRMRIARLSRGFEARGVRHWGVLAKSAGALFIRSYERGERVHLAMVSRGYTGTMPQVGEATTTRAQWTGAAALPLAALAVCLLGWTL encoded by the coding sequence ATGGGCGCCGGCCATGCGCACAAGCTGTACCGGCACGGACATTCACCGGTCCACGCCCTGCCGGCGCACTGCAAGATCGCCGCGGTCTTCTGCTTCGTCCTCGTCGTCGTCTCCACCCCGCGGGAGGCCGTCTGGGCGTTCGGGCTCTATGCGCTGCTGATCGCGGCCGCCGCGGGGGCCGCCCGGATTCCGGCCGGGTTCCTGCTCAAGCGGCTGCTGATCGAGGTGCCGTTCGTTGCCTTCGCCCTGCTGATGCCGTTCGTCGCCGAGGGGCCGCGCGTCGCGGTCCTCGGGATGAGCCTGAGCGAGTCGGGGCTGTGGGGCGCGTGGAACATCCTCGCCAAGGGGACGCTGGGCGTCGCCGCGTCCGTGCTGCTCGCCGCCACCACCGAACTGCGCGCACTCCTGCTGGGCCTGCAGCGGCTCAAAATGCCGCCGCTGCTCGTCCAGATCGCCTCCTTCATGATCCGCTACGGCGATGTGATCACCGATGAGATGCGGCGGATGCGGATCGCCCGGCTCTCCCGCGGCTTCGAGGCGCGCGGCGTCCGCCACTGGGGCGTGCTCGCCAAGTCGGCCGGCGCGCTGTTCATCCGCTCCTACGAGCGCGGGGAGCGGGTCCACCTCGCCATGGTCAGCCGCGGCTACACCGGCACCATGCCCCAGGTCGGCGAGGCCACCACCACCCGCGCACAATGGACGGGCGCGGCCGCCCTCCCCCTCGCCGCGCTCGCCGTCTGCCTCCTGGGATGGACCCTTTGA
- a CDS encoding energy-coupling factor ABC transporter ATP-binding protein encodes MDPLSTTAPAPSLAVSRLAYAYPDGHQALFGVDLTVGRGERVALLGPNGAGKTTLVLHLNGILEAGAGTVEVAGLPVAKANLAEIRRRVGIVFQDPDDQLFMPTVREDVAFGPASSGLRGAELEERVTEALGRVGMAEFADRPPHHLSFGQRRRVAVATVLAMRPEILVLDEPSSNLDPASRRELADILRSLDVTVLMVTHDLPYALELCPRSVVLSDGVLVADGTTQKLLCDEELMRTHRLELPFGFDPRSVDVPR; translated from the coding sequence ATGGACCCTTTGAGCACCACCGCACCCGCCCCCTCCCTCGCCGTCTCCCGGCTCGCCTACGCCTACCCCGACGGCCACCAGGCGCTCTTCGGCGTCGACCTGACCGTCGGCCGCGGCGAGCGGGTCGCGCTGCTCGGGCCCAACGGCGCCGGCAAGACCACCCTCGTCCTGCACCTCAACGGCATCCTCGAAGCGGGCGCCGGCACCGTCGAGGTCGCCGGCCTCCCGGTCGCCAAGGCGAACCTCGCGGAGATCCGCCGCCGGGTCGGCATCGTCTTCCAGGACCCCGACGACCAGCTGTTCATGCCCACCGTCCGTGAGGACGTCGCCTTCGGTCCGGCCTCCTCGGGACTGCGCGGTGCCGAACTGGAGGAGCGGGTCACCGAAGCGCTCGGCCGGGTCGGCATGGCGGAATTCGCCGACCGTCCGCCGCACCACCTCTCCTTCGGGCAGCGCCGCCGGGTCGCCGTCGCGACCGTGCTGGCGATGCGGCCCGAGATCCTGGTCCTCGACGAGCCGTCCTCCAACCTCGACCCGGCCTCCCGCCGTGAACTCGCGGACATCCTGCGGTCGTTGGACGTCACCGTCCTGATGGTCACGCACGACCTGCCGTACGCGCTGGAGCTGTGCCCGCGGTCCGTCGTGCTCTCCGACGGGGTGCTCGTGGCCGACGGGACCACCCAGAAGCTGCTGTGCGACGAGGAACTGATGCGCACCCACCGGCTGGAGCTGCCCTTCGGCTTCGATCCGCGGTCGGTCGATGTTCCGCGGTGA